The following proteins come from a genomic window of Sorghum bicolor cultivar BTx623 chromosome 3, Sorghum_bicolor_NCBIv3, whole genome shotgun sequence:
- the LOC110433538 gene encoding uncharacterized protein LOC110433538, with protein sequence MASKSGELRVTLLGVALLGLLLLSQHAAPVDAAESVDATEGAAAAGVKKTSFSFNGNNNNNNAGGRTLSSFSMSSFSMNSGSGGEKKPSGKGV encoded by the coding sequence ATGGCGTCCAAGTCCGGCGAGCTGCGCGTGACGCTTCTGGGCGTGGCCCtgctggggttgctgctgctgagcCAGCACGCGGCGCCCGTCGACGCCGCCGAGAGCGTCGACGCCACcgagggcgccgccgccgccggcgtgaAAAAGACTAGCTTCAGCTTCAacggcaacaacaacaacaacaacgccGGCGGCCGCACTCTCAGCAGCTTCAGCATGAGcagcttcagcatgaacagcggcagcggcggcgagaAGAAGCCCAGCGGCAAGGGCGTCTGA
- the LOC8079789 gene encoding sucrose-phosphate synthase has product MAGNEWINGYLEAILDSRTTAGGGGGGGGGGGGGDPRSPVAGASPTKAASPRGPHMNFNPSHYFVEEVVKGVDESDLHRTWIKVVATRNARERSTRLENMCWRIWHLARKKKQLELEGMQRISARRKEQEQVRREATEDLAEDLDEGEKADTLGELAPVETAKKKFQRNFSDLTVWSDDNKEKKLYIVLISVHGLVRGENMELGRDSDTGGQVKYVVELARAMSMMPGVYRVDLFTRQVSSPDVDWSYGEPTEMLCSGSNDGEGGESAGAYIVRIPCGPRDKYLKKEALWPYLQEFVDGALAHILNMSKALGEQVGNGKPVLPYVIHGHYADAGDVAALLSGALNVPMVLTGHSLGRNKLEQLLKQGRMSKAEIDSTYKIMRRIEGEELSLDASELVITSTRQEIDEQWGLYDGFDVKLEKVLRARARRGVSCHGRFMPRMVVIPPGMDFSNVIPEDIDGDGDSKDDIVGLEVASPKSMPPIWAEVMRFLTNPHKPMILALSRPDPKKNITTLVKAFGECRPLRELANLTLIMGNRDDIDEMSAGNASVLTTVLKLIDKYDLYGSVAFPKHHNQADVPEIYRLAAKMKGVFINPALVEPFGLTLIEAAAHGLPIVATKNGGPVDITTALNNGLLVDPHDQNAIADALLKLVADKNLWQECRRNGLRNIHLYSWPEHCRTYLTRVAGCRLRNPRWLKDTPADAGADDEEFLEDSMDAQDLSLRLSIDGEKSSLNTNDPLSSDPQDQVQKIMNKIKQSSALPPSMSSGGDGAKNAAEATGGTMNKYPLLRRRRRLFVIAVDCYEDDGRASKKMLQVIQEVFRAVRSDSQMSKISGFALSTAMPLSETLQLLKLGKIPATDFDALICGSGSEVYYPGTVNCIDAEGKLRPDQDYLMHISHRWSHDGARQTIAKLMASQDGSDDAVELDVASSNAHCFAFLIKDPKKVKTVDEMRERLRMRGLRCHIMYCRNATRLQVVPLLASRSQALRYLFVRWGLSVGNMYLITGEHGDTDLEEMLSGLHKTVIVRGVTEKGSEALLRSSGSYKRDDVVPTETPLAAYTTGELKADEIMRALKQVSKTSSGM; this is encoded by the exons ATGGCGGGGAACGAGTGGATCAATGGGTACCTGGAGGCGATCCTCGACAGCCGCACCACGGctgggggagggggaggaggaggcggcggcggcggcggcggggacccCAGGTCGCCGGTGGCGGGGGCGTCGCCGACGAAGGCGGCGAGCCCCCGCGGCCCGCACATGAACTTCAACCCCTCGCACTACTTCGTCGAGGAGGTGGTCAAGGGCGTCGACGAGAGCGACCTCCACCGGACATGGATCAAGGTCGTCGCCACACGCAACGCCCGCGAGCGCAGCACCAGGCTCGAGAACATGTGCTGGCGGATCTGGCATCTCGCGCGTAAGAAGAAACAG CTGGAGCTGGAGGGCATGCAGAGAATCTCGGCACGCAGGAAGGAACAGGAGCAGGTGCGCCGTGAGGCGACGGAGGACCTGGCTGAGGATCTGGATGAAGGCGAGAAAGCGGACACCCTCGGCGAGCTTGCGCCGGTTGAGACAGCCAAGAAGAAGTTCCAGAGGAACTTCTCTGACCTGACCGTCTGGTCTGACGACAATAAGGAGAAGAAGCTTTACATTGTGCTCATCAG TGTGCATGGTCTTGTTCGTGGCGAAAACATGGAACTAGGTCGTGATTCTGACACCGGTGGCCAG GTGAAATATGTTGTCGAACTTGCAAGGGCAATGTCAATGATGCCTGGAGTGTACAGGGTGGACCTCTTCACTCGTCAAGTGTCATCTCCTGACGTGGACTGGAGCTATGGTGAGCCAACGGAGATGTTATGCTCCGGTTCCAATGATGGAGAGGGGGGCGAGAGTGCCGGAGCCTACATTGTGCGCATACCGTGTGGGCCACGCGATAAATACCTCAAGAAGGAAGCGCTGTGGCCTTACCTccaagaatttgtcgatggagcTCTTGCGCATATCCTGAACATGTCCAAGGCTCTGGGAGAgcaggttggaaatgggaagccAGTACTGCCTTACGTGATACATGGACACTATGCCGATGCTGGAGATGTTGCTGCTCTCCTCTCCGGTGCGCTGAATGTGCCCATGGTGCTCACTGGTCACTCACTTGGGAGGAACAAGCTGGAGCAACTGCTGAAGCAAGGGCGCATGTCTAAAGCGGAGATAGATTCAACCTACAAGATCATGAGGCGTATCGAGGGTGAGGAGCTGTCCCTGGATGCGTCAGAGCTTGTCATCACGAGCACAAGGCAGGAGATTGATGAACAGTGGGGATTATACGATGGATTTGACGTCAAGCTTGAGAAAGTGTTGAGAGCCCGGGCGAGGCGTGGGGTTAGCTGCCATGGTCGTTTCATGCCTAGGATGGTG GTGATTCCTCCAGGAATGGACTTCAGCAATGTTATTCCTGAAGACATTGATGGGGATGGTGACAGCAAAGATGATATCGTTGGTTTGGAGGTTGCCTCACCCAAGTCAATGCCTCCAATTTGGGCTGAG GTGATGCGGTTCCTAACCAACCCTCACAAGCCGATGATCCTCGCTTTGTCAAGGCCAGACCCGAAGAAGAACATCACTACCCTCGTCAAAGCGTTTGGAGAGTGCCGCCCACTCAGGGAACTTGCAAACCTT ACTCTGATCATGGGGAACAGAGATGACATCGACGAAATGTCTGCTGGGAATGCCAGTGTCCTCACCACAGTTCTGAAGCTGATTGACAAGTATGATCTGTATGGAAGTGTGGCCTTCCCTAAGCATCACAATCAGGCTGATGTCCCAGAGATCTACCGCCTCGCGGCCAAAATGAAG GGCGTCTTCATCAACCCTGCTCTCGTTGAGCCGTTCGGTCTCACCCTGATCGAG GCTGCGGCACACGGACTTCCAATAGTCGCTACCAAGAATGGTGGTCCAGTCGACATTACAACT GCACTGAACAATGGACTGCTCGTTGACCCACACGACCAGAACGCCATCGCTGATGCACTGCTGAAGCTTGTGGCGGATAAGAACCTGTGGCAGGAGTGCCGGAGAAACGGGCTGCGCAACATCCACCTCTACTCATGGCCGGAGCACTGCCGCACTTACCTCACCAGGGTGGCTGGGTGCCGGTTAAGGAACCCGAGGTGGCTGAAGGACACACCGGCAGATGCTGGAGCTGATGATGAGGAGTTCCTGGAGGATTCCATGGACGCTCAGGACCTGTCACTCCGTCTGTCCATCGATGGTGAGAAGAGCTCCCTGAACACTAACGACCCACTGTCGTCGGACCCGCAGGATCAGGTGCAGAAGATCATGAACAAGATCAAGCAGTCATCAGCGCTTCCGCCGTCGATGTCCTCGGGCGGTGACGGTGCCAAGAATGCAGCCGAGGCCACAGGCGGCACCATGAACAAGTACCCACTcctgcgccggcgccggcgcctgtTCGTCATAGCTGTGGACTGCTACGAAGACGATGGCCGTGCTAGCAAGAAGATGCTGCAGGTGATCCAAGAAGTTTTCAGAGCAGTCCGGTCGGACTCCCAGATGTCCAAGATCTCAGGGTTCGCGCTGTCAACTGCGATGCCGTTGTCCGAGACACTCCAGCTTCTGAAGCTCGGCAAGATCCCAGCGACCGACTTCGACGCCCTCATCTGTGGCAGTGGCAGCGAGGTGTACTATCCTGGCACGGTGAACTGCATCGACGCTGAAGGAAAGCTGCGCCCAGACCAGGACTATCTGATGCACATCAGCCACCGCTGGTCCCATGACGGCGCGAGGCAGACCATAGCAAAGCTCATGGCCAGTCAGGACGGTTCAGACGATGCTGTCGAGCTGGACGTGGCGTCCAGCAATGCACACTGCTTCGCGTTCCTCATCAAAGATCCCAAAAAG GTGAAAACGGTCGATGAGATGAGAGAGAGGCTGAGGATGCGTGGTCTCCGGTGCCACATCATGTACTGCAGGAACGCGACAAGACTTCAGGTTGTCCCCCTGCTAGCATCAAGGTCACAGGCACTCAG GTACCTTTTCGTGCGCTGGGGCCTATCTGTGGGGAACATGTATCTGATCACTGGGGAACATGGCGATACCGATCTAGAGGAGATGCTATCTGGGTTACACAAGACTGTCATCGTCCGGGGTGTCACCGAGAAGGGTTCGGAAGCGCTGCTGAGGAGCTCGGGAAGTTACAAGAGGGACGACGTCGTCCCGACTGAGACCCCCTTGGCTGCGTACACGACTGGTGAGCTGAAGGCCGATGAGATCATGCGGGCTCTGAAGCAGGTCTCTAAGACTTCCAGCGGCATGTGA
- the LOC8059363 gene encoding E3 ubiquitin-protein ligase RNF4 — MNSHGAGRRTPKRRRTTTKSHSQLLDLNCPPAEGAGEGALPFNSMPVLHIQASSSMPVQHIQASSSTPPATDEPRIGMLSCPIDVEAIDDDVVIYSSSSLPQARQQSTRTAVVIIDDDSETNPEPAGDALHEHVNTLLSLGINRRHEPPRATNARPVISIVDTPEVNTFKAPPEPVKEVPKEPKFSCPICMNELTEAASTVCGHIFCQKCIKAAIQAQKKCPTCRRRLTPSQQHRVYLPLTE, encoded by the exons ATGAACTCCCATGGTGCTGGAAGGCGGACTCCGAAGAGGCGGAGGACTACGACTAAGTCGCATTCTCAGCTTTTGGACCTCAACTGCCCCCCTGCTGAAGGGGCTGGTGAGGGGGCTCTACCTTTCAACAGCATGCCTGTCTTGCACATCCAGGCTTCAAGCAGTATGCCTGTGCAGCACATCCAGGCTTCGAGCAGTACGCCACCGGCTACTGATGAACCTCGCATTGGCATGCTTAGTTGCCCCATCGATGTGGAAGCCATCGATGATGATGTTGTTATCTATTCTTCAAGTTCACTCCCTCAA GCAAGACAACAGTCGACCAGGACAGCAGTTGTGATAATAGATGATGATTCTGAAACAAACCCAGAACCAGCAG GGGATGCTCTTCATGAGCATGTGAACACACTGCTATCTCTGGGCATAAACCGTAGGCACGAGCCTCCGAGAGCAACCAACGCCCGCCCTGTAATAAGTATAGTGGACACACCAGAAGTCAACACCTTCAAG GCACCCCCTGAACCTGTGAAGGAGGTCCCGAAGGAACCAAAGTTCAGCTGCCCAATCTGCATGAATGAGCTAACTGAAGCAGCGTCCACCGTCTGCGGCCACATTTTCTGCCAGAAGTGCATCAAGGCTGCCATTCAGGCCCAGAAGAAGTGCCCCACCTGCCGGAGGAGGCTTACTCCAAGCCAGCAGCACCGGGTGTACCTCCCATTGACTGAGTAG
- the LOC8079790 gene encoding uncharacterized protein LOC8079790 — protein sequence MGLISNDAWHKRFFSVAPPAALVFFFVLIFVAGAIVTLDHKESLSILQLQPKGVIAAVEMRPPATSELRSSATTEPRAEPAEEPDICENKCRPPGSEPLPRGIVQDKSNFEMESLGGNPERKENGNGRQPKSLLAIPVGIKQKAIVDKLVSKFPEAKFTVMLFHYDGEVDGWRDLEWSRRAIHVAVRDQTKWWFAKRFLHPDLVAEYDYVFLWDEDIEVDSFDPLRYLRIVRKEGLEISQPALDRRSQIHHRLTARARSGDVHRRYYKTNGHDRCYGNSTGPPCTGWVEMMVPVFSRAAWRCAWHMIQNDLVYAWGMDYKLGYCAQGDRSRNVGVVDSEYVFHRGIPTLGDDGKATVSASSLGRDRLAVRQRSYTELQVFNRRWKKAVAEDGCWTDPYPKSAATTA from the exons ATG GGTCTCATCTCCAACGATGCGTGGCACAAACGGTTCTTCAGCGTTGCGCCGCCCGCGGCGCTGGTCTTCTTCTTCGTGCTGATATTCGTCGCCGGTGCAATTGTCACGCTCGATCATAAGGAG AGTCTGTCCATATTGCAGTTGCAACCGAAAGGAGTGATTGCAGCAGTGGAGATGAGGCCTCCAGCCACTAGCGAGCTGAGGTCTTCAGCGACGACCGAGCCGCGTGCTGAGCCAGCAGAGGAACCCGACATCTGTGAG AATAAATGTAGACCTCCAGGCAGCGAGCCCTTGCCGAGGGGCATCGTGCAGGACAAGTCCAACTTCGAGATGGAGTCGCTGGGTGGCAATCCTGAACGGAAGGAGAACGGCAACGGCAGGCAGCCAAAAAGCCTCCTCGCCATCCCCGTCGGCATCAAGCAGAAGGCGATCGTCGACAAGCTCGTCTCCAAG TTTCCGGAGGCCAAGTTCACCGTGATGCTGTTCCACTACGACGGCGAGGTGGACGGGTGGCGAGACCTCGAGTGGTCGCGCCGCGCGATCCACGTCGCCGTGCGCGACCAGACCAAGTGGTGGTTCGCCAAGAGGTTCCTGCACCCGGACCTGGTGGCGGAGTACGACTACGTCTTCCTCTGGGACGAGGACATCGAGGTGGACAGCTTCGACCCGCTCAGGTACCTGCGGATCGTGAGGAAAGAAGGGCTGGAGATCTCGCAGCCGGCGCTGGACCGGCGGTCGCAGATCCACCACCGGCTCACGGCGCGCGCCCGGAGCGGCGACGTCCACCGGCGGTACTACAAGACGAACGGGCACGACAGGTGCTACGGCAACAGCACGGGACCGCCGTGCACGGGGTGGGTGGAGATGATGGTGCCCGTGTTCTCGCGCGCGGCGTGGCGGTGCGCGTGGCACATGATCCAGAACGACCTCGTCTACGCCTGGGGCATGGACTACAAGCTCGGCTACTGCGCGCAGGGCGACCGGAGCCGCAACGTCGGCGTCGTCGACAGCGAGTACGTGTTCCACCGGGGCATCCCCACGCTCGGCGACGACGGCAAGGCGACGGTGTCGGCGTCGTCGTTGGGGAGAGACCGGTTAGCGGTGAGACAGCGGTCCTACACCGAGCTGCAGGTGTTCAACAGGAGGTGGAAGAAGGCCGTGGCGGAGGACGGGTGCTGGACCGACCCTTACCCGAAATCGGCGGCGACCACCGCCTGA